CACGGTGCTGTACGACCGCACCAAGGCGGTGCCGAAGCCCCCGCGCACCCTCGCGCAGCAGGCCGGAGTGCTGAAGGCCAGGGAAACGCGGGAAGCCAAGGCTGCTGCCCAGCAGAAGGCAGAAGCAGCCAGGTGGGGGCGCTACTACGACCGCAAAAAAGCGGAACTGTGCGAGCGCCTGAATGCGGACAAACTGGCGGCCCGCCAGACCTTCCAGCGCTGGGCTGCCGACCCGCAGGCGGTGGTGCTGGACACCGAAACCACCGGACTGAGCGGGAAGGTGATCGAGATCGGGCTGTGCACGGTCGCTGGCGAGTCGCTGTTTGAGCGCCGAATCCGGGTGGACGAACCGGTAGAAGTGGGCGCATTCGAGGTGCACGGCATCAGCGACGCTGATCTGGCGCACTGCCCGGCCTGGGACGTGGTGTGGCCGGAACTGAAGCCGTTGCTGGCTGGGAAGACCGTGATCGCCTTCAACGCGGGTTTCGACGAGGCGGCGCTGGAGCGCAGCGTGCGGCACCTCTTCCCTGCTGAGCGCTTTGAGAAGCAGACCGAAATGCTTGAGAATGGCTCGACACGGCACCTCTGGCCGCTGCCGCTGTTCGACTGGGAGTGCGCGATGCTGACCTACGCGGCGTGGTGGCAGGCATACAGCCGCTGGCATGACAGCTACACCTGGCAGAGCCTGAAGTGGGCCTCGCACGGGCTGGCGCTGCCAGAGCGGCAGACACACGGGGCACTCGACGACGCCCAGCGCACAGCGGCGGTGATTCGACATGTGGCGAGCGCAGAACTGAACCTGTGGACGCCCGAAGACATTTCAGACGACTGGATCTAGCTAGAACTACTCGAAATCCTTCTTGAGGGCATCGACACGGTTGGGGATTACATACAAATACTCAATGAGGTTTTCCAGCAACTCAACCATTTTTACAGCCGTCTCAATATTTGTTTCTTTGTCCAAGTCGAAGTGGGCTCCAAGATTTCCGCCCTCTCGCATCGCATGCGAAAGCTCGATAATGGGTTTATCTAACTCTACTGCATCTGGTAGATCTTTGATCAGCTTAAAAAGAGACTTATCTTTAATTTCTTCAGGATTAGGGTAAGACAGTTTAACGATACCTTCCAACGTTCTTCTTGCCAGAGTTGCCACAGCACTTGGAATACCACCATTTAACGCTGCAATCGTATCACTGTAGGCTTTTTGAACCCGTTCCGGCGCATTCTCAATCCCGTCTACTGGTGGGCGTTTATCTGCAAAAGACGGATCAACAAATAGTTGCGTAAGCATTCCATTTTTTACATCAAAGCCTATCAGCCTTATAGCTACAGCACAGGCTATATTAGGACACTGAACCAGGGCAAACCAGGTATTGCCAGATTGAAAAGTTCCATGAGAGACATCGAGAGCGTAATTTCTCCCGCATACTCCACACGTACTGTTAATTTTTAAAGGCGAAGAGGGATCTCTGCCCGATTGCCACTGCGTAATCGACGAAACAGGGATTGATCGCATAATTTGATTATGCACTAGAGACTGTAGACATTACCGAATAGCAAGATGGGGCTGCACCAGCCTGAGCAGTTGATTCAAGACCACATTCCGTGGTGTACGCTCTGAACAACGATGAAGATCTTGACGGTGTTCAACCATGCAGGCGGGGCCGCCAAAACGTCCACTGTACGCGACCTTGGATACGCGTTTGCCCAACGGGGATTTCGCGTGCTGCTCGTCGATCTCGATCCGCAGGCCAACCTGAGCACGTGGCTGGGCGTGGACGCGGAACCCAGCCAGACGGTCTACCAGACGCTGGTCGAGAATGCCCCCCTGCCCGCCCCCTCGACGGTGTTCGGACTGGACCTGATTCCGAGCACCCTGGGTCTGGCGAAAGCGGAAGCACAGTTACCTGGCATCATCGGCGGCGTCACGCACCTGCGTGACCGACTCGGGGAATGGACAGACCGCTACGACCTGGTGCTGATCGACAGCCCGCCCAGCCTGGGGCAACTCAGTCTGTCTGCCTGCCTTGCCGCAGGGGCACTGATTGTGCCGGTGCCAACGACTCATAAAGGGGTGGGCGGTCTTCCGGCGGTGCACGAAATGGTGGCCACGTACCGCAAGTTGAATCCCGGCCTGCATATCGCGTGGTACGTGCCGACCCAGTACAACGCGAATACGAGTCATCACCGCGAGGTGCTCGACGTGTTGCGCGAACGCCTCACGCCACTGGGCTCTCCGATCACCTACCGACCGGCGGTGTATCCCGACGCCCACGCCCAGGGCATGCCGGTCAGTGCATATCAGCCGGGCAGCGCAGCCGATACCGAGATCCAGCGGGCAGCCGATGAGTTGGAAGCCATCATCCACTTGGGGGTACAGGCGTAACTCATCCCCGGCCGAAAGGCCGAGGCATTGACGAGTTAAATCGTCGGGCCTGAGTTACCCGAAGACCGAACGGTAAACGATTCAGAGACGCGCACCCCCGAATACCTCGCCAGTTTTGGGCTCTGCGATGTTCAACAACCAAAGGCGTTGGGAAGCGCCCCCTGTTGAATGAAGACCTGACGCTCTGATTCCCTTCTAGGCGAACATTACCGGAGCAATCCGAGATCACCACGAGGTCAGTAATGTCCAGAGTTTTGGTTCTAGACACGAACAAGCGGCCATTGATGCCGTGCCACCCAGCACGCGCACGAGAGTTGCTTTCGGCTGGGAAGGCCGCCGTATGGAGGCGATATCCCTTCACTATTATTCTCAAGGAGCGCATCGGCGGCGACGTTCAGTCGATTCAGATCAAACTCGACCCCGGCTCCAAGACGACTGGCATCGCCCTGGTTATGGAGGGCAAGCGGGGCAAGAAGTGCATCTGGGGCGCGGAACTTCAACACCGAGGGATCGCCATCAAGATGAAGCTGGTAGCACGGCGCAGCCTTCGCTCGTTCCGCCGCAACCGCACGTTGCGCTCCCGCCCCGCTCGGTTTCTCAACCGCACGAAGCCGAAAGGCTGGCTTGCTCCGAGCCTGCTGCACCGCGTTTTGACCGTTGACACCTGGGTGCGGCGGCTCGCGACATGGACGCCCGCGAATGCCATCAGCATGGAGTTGGTGCGGTTTGACATGCAACAGATGGAGAATCCTGAGATCAGCGGAGCTGAGTACCAGCAAGGACAACTCGCCGGGTACGAGGTGCGCGAGTATCTGTTGGAAAAGTGGGAACGCACGTGCGCGTACTGCAACGCGAAAGGTGTCCCACTCCAGATTGAGCACATCCACCCGAAGAGTAAAGGTGGCTCCAACCGTATCTCGAACCTGTGCGTTGCCTGCGAGACGTGCAACCAGAAGAAAGGCAGCCGGGACATCAGTGAGTTCCTGGCCAAGAAACCTGAGCTGCTGCAGAAGATTCTGGCGCAGGCGAAGCGACCATTTCGGGATGCGGCGGCGGTCAATTCGACCCGCTGGAAGCTGTACGAGACATTGAAAAGCTACGGTTTCCCAGTGGAGATCGGCAGCGGGGGGCGCACCAAATTCAACCGCCGCTCACAGCGCTACAGCAAGGCGCACTGGATCGACGCGGCTTGTGTCGGTGAGTCGGGTGGGAACGTCTCTATCTCGATCCTCCGCCCGCTGCTGATCAAGTGTATGGGGCACGGAAATCGACAAGCCTGTAAGACAGACGCGTTTGGATTTCCGAACAAATGGCGCACCCGAACAAAGGTATTTCGCGGCTTCCAGACGGGCGACATGGTACGTGCAGATGTTCCGACTGGAAAGAACGCAGGGCGTCACGTCGGACGTATCTCAGTGCGTGCCACTGGCAAGTTTGCGCTGGCGACTCTAGGAGGAAAACGAGATGGCATCAATTGGAAATACTTCCGCATCATCCAAAAACAGGATGGCTATGGCTATAGCTGATGTTGCGTACCCCCCCATCCCTAATGGGTGGAAGCCCTTGGGCACAACCCCTTTCCTCTTCGGGATTCAACCCGGGGTATCTCGGAGCTTTTTATGACCAGGCGCAGGAGCATCAAAGGCCAACTGACCGATCTGGTGGCGGATATGGCCCCCGCCGCCGAGGAAACCCCGACCACTCTCCCTATCAGCCGCATCAGCACCGGGGCCGCGCATCAGCCGCGCCGCCGGGCGGAGGACGCCAACCTGCAGGAGCTGACGGCCAGCATCCGGGTCAAGGGCATCCTCCAGCCGCTGCTGGTGCGCCCGACCGCGAGTGGGTACGAGCTGGTGGCGGGCGAGCGTCGCCTGCGGGCCGCCGAGCTGGCTGGACTCACGGAAGTGCCGGTGCTGATCCGTGAACTCTCGGACGCTGAGGCGCTCGAAGCCGCGCTGATTGAAAACCTGCAGCGCGAAGGCATGGAGATCATCGACGAGGTGGACGCGACGCTGACCTTGGTCGCCAACCGTCTGGGCATTCCCCGCGATCAGGCCCGCCACCGTCTGTTGGCGCACAAAGGCCGCACAGCGCCGCAGGAAGATCTGCCGGAACTGGAAGCGCTGTTCGCGCTGCTGGGGCGCGGCACGTGGGAATCCTTCGTAAAGAACAAGCTCCGCATCCTCAACTGGCCAGACGTGGTGCTGGCGGCCATGCGCGATCACGGGTTGGCGTACAGCATCGCGGGGATCATCGCAGCGGCCCCGACCGAGCATCAGGCGGAGCTGCTGGCCTACGCGCTGACCAAGACCAGCAAGGCGCAGGTGCGGACGCGGGCGAAGCAACTTAACCCGCCGAAATCACGTCTGGTCGACCGTCAACGCACGGTGTTGATGGCCCGGAAGCTGGCCTCTGAGCGCTGGCTGGCGTCCCTCAACGAGGCAGACGAGAAGGAACTCGCCGCCTGGCTGAAGAAGATGCCCGAGCGGATCCGGCAGGCGGTCGAGCCGGGCAACGCGTGACCGACTTTCGCCCAGGTCAACCACTCCCCCGTGATGGTCAGCGGGCGCAGGGGTCGCACGAGAGTCGGAACAGAATTTCCCGCTAAGGGATCCAGCTGTCTATTGACCTCGAACTAAGGCGGCAACGGGGGTAACCTGGGGCCATGTCTCAGGTGTGGTGCCCGAGTCGTTTGACCCGTAGTCAGTTGGAGGAGCGGCGTTTGGATGCGTTGCCATTGCTGGACGATCCAGCGTTGTCGACCAGCGCGTTGGCCGAGCAGTTTGGTGTGCAGGCGAGTACCGTTCGCACGTGGCGTCGACGGTCTCGTCTTCAGGGGTGCCTCGACGCGCGTCCTATCACCGGCCGTCCATCTCAACTCTCGGATGAGTACGTCGCGGAACTGATCGACATCATCCGGGCAGGCCCCGATCCGCAACGCTTCCCGGATCAACGCTGGAATGCCCGTCGAGTGCGTGAACTGATCGGCCTCACATGTGGGATCTGGTATACCCCGGATTGGGTTGGGAAGCTGCTGCGAAGGTGGGGCTTCTCGTGGCAGAAAAGTGAGAAACGCGCTGTAGAACGCGACGAAGCTCGCATCGAGCGTTGGGTAGAGGAACAGCTTCCGATCTTGGAGCAAAAAGTCGAGGCCGGAGAAACGCTCATCTTTGTGGATGAGGTCGGGTTCAGTTTGAAACCAACCATGGCCTACAGCTGGGCACCACGGGGCGAAACGCCCATCATCTTCGGCAAGACGAGCTGGTCGACGCTCTCCACGATTGGCGGGATTGCGACGTCCGGACACTTCTTGCAACACACGTCCCCAGGTTCCATCAAAGGCCCACAGGTCATCACATTCTTGACCCACGTCCTGCGTCACATCCCTGGGCGAGTCACGGTCTTGCTCGATCACGCCGCGATTCACAAGACGAAGGCCTTGCACGCCTTCGTCCAGACGCAGACGCGTCTCAGCATCACGTACCTTCCACCGTATGCCCCGGAGCTCAACCCTGTCGAGCGGGTTTGGGCGTACGTCAAGCAGCAGATACTGGCGAATTTTTGTCCCGAGAACGTGTCCCAGCTCAAGTGTCGCCTGACCTTCGCTTGGCAGCGAGTGCGCACTCGCCAACTCCCGGCCCGCGTACTTGGCGTGACCTCTGTGGTGGTTTGACACAGGGGCGCAAGGCGTATTCTCAACGCATGAGCCAGCCCAAGCCCCGCTCTGACTGGGAACGTATTCTGCCAATAGGCTGGTTCGTGCCGTTCACTTTAACTCCGTATCACGTCTTACCCTGGTGGTGGACGTCCGATTTCAACAACTTCTACTTGGTTGGATACCCACTTCTGCTTGTCTTGGTGGCCTGGGGCACTCGTCGAATCCAAATGTTGACGTTTTGGATGGTTGCATTGGTGTTTTCTCTGTTGCTCTTTATTGCCGGCAAGTTTGTCGAGGTAATGAGATGAGCGAGGGTGATCGCGGGGAGGCGCTCAGTGGGACACAGCACAGACCTGCAAACCCACCAGGACATCCATCCAGCGGGTGCTGGTGATGGCGTTTGGCCGTCTCCACCAAGCTCTTGGTCATCGCGTTGCTCTTGGCTCCCCGCTGGGTCGTGCTGCACTGAGAGACCTTGCGAGCATTCACCCCTGAACACAGGTCGTGCGTCGCCGCGTTCCTGGTGGGTGGGACGGTAAGGTACCAGTCGGTCTGATAGGGCAATACACTTCCCGAATGAACCCCATTGCGTTGCACCCTTAATTCGGGGTCAATAGTTGGGATCTCAGAGTCGAACCCGGCAGCGTCAGTCAACCAGGAATCTGACCCTATTTGGACAGGTTTGACGTGAATTCTTGACGTCGAGTTGGGGTATACCCTAATTGGACATGTAGCCTGCTGAGGCAGGGTCTGCCAATCCTTCCCCGCCGAGCGCGATGCAGCGCAGTCCACCTTCTGCCGCCGGTGAAGGCTCAAGAGGTCTTGGCGTGATCGGGCGTCCAGCCACACGGCACGCCTCGAAAGTGAGGGATGACTTCGCCCTCTCCCGCCACCCGGTCCACCACTCAGGGCCGTTCCGTTCCTTCGTTCCATCACATCCGGCGCGGCCAGGGCAAGCCGCTGCTGTTGATCCATGGGCTGGGCAGTTCCTGGCAAACCTGGGCGCCGATTCTGGCCGGACTAGAGGCGGAGCGTGAGGTCATCGCTGTCGATCTGCCCGGCTTCGGTCACACGCCCCCACTGCCCGGTGAAGTGAGCATCGCCACGCTCGCCGATGCGCTGACCGATTTTCTGACGCGGGAGAACCTCCTGGGCATCGACGCAGTAGGCACCTCGATGGGCGCTCGTCTGGTGCTGGAACTCGTGAGGCGTGGCGGCATCCTGGGAGCGGTGGTGTCACTTGATCCAGGCGGGTTCTGGCGGGGCTGGGAACGGGGCTTCTTCTACAGCACGGTGGCCGCGTCTATTAAACTGATCCGTGCGCTTCAACCTGCCATGCCTTCCCTGACGGCTTCTCCCGTCGGCCGCAGCGCCCTGTTCGCCCAGTTCTCCTCGCATCCCTGGGCCTTAGCGCCGGACCTCACCCTGACCGAGATGAGGAGCTTCGCTGCCTCGCCTTCAACCGACGAACTGCTGCGCGACCTGGTGTTCGGCGAGGCGCAGCAAGGGATCCCCCGGGGCCGGTTGGAGCACCCGTTGGTGATCGGCTGGGGCCGCTGGGACCGGGTGTGTCTGCCAGCACAGGCATCAAGGGCACAGGCGTTGTTTCCCGACGCCCGGCTGCACTGGTTCGACCACAGCGGCCACTTCCCGCACTGGGACATGCCTGCACAGACGCTGCGGCTGATTCTGGACGCCACGGCCTGACAGGGTGGCCAGCTGTTCTGGCAGTCTATTGAATGTCCCGGCCACCATCGCGTTGGAGGCGTCACCCTGAAGGCGTGAGGCATGACGGATCTCTCCTTACAAGCTGGCTCCTTTGAGGTGCACTCAGTGTGGCCGCTGATCAAGGTGACTTATCTGAGCCGATCGTCTCGGACGGAAGTTCATTTTCCCCAAGGGTGAAACCGCGTTCCTGTCAAGGAAGACGCCCGCAGTCTGCCTGCGGGCGTCTTCCTTGATGAACTTCGAAGAACAGTCCTACTGCTGCAACTCGCTGAGAATCCTGGCTGTTAATTCAACGTGCTCGGTGAACTGATTGAGTGCCAGGGTCGCCAGGTGCCTCCCCTGCTGTTCTGCAAAGGTGGGCTCACTGGGAGTGGTGTTCTTGAGGTACGCCGTCGCCAGATTCATCAGAAAAATATGGTTGTCATGCTGCGCAGTGATGTAAGCCACGTCGAACTCGCGTCCCGGCGCTGCACTCCGGATCTTGGCCAGGGTTGCCTTGGCCTTGGCGTCCATCGGGGGCGTCGGCGTCTTCAACTCCTGTAGAACAGTGGTGACGGCAATGGCCTCACGCAGCTCAAAGCGGGCGAACTCCCGGGTGTCTGCCTGGGTTGCCCGCAGGACGGCCAGCTGACTGACGATCCGCGACAGGGTCGCCGGACCGACCACGCCCATTCGGAAGTCTTTCTCGGTCAACCCCATCTTCATGCTGGCGGCGCCGACGGTACTGCCCAAGCCGAGCAAGCCCACGCCTAGGCCTGCTGCTGTCAGTTTGCTAAGGAATACGCGGCGGTCATTCGTTTCTGCGCTCAGCTCAGCGTTCATCTGGTCAACTTCACTCATGGTGTCCTCTGCTCAACTCTTCCGTCGGCATGGACGGTTAGAAATAGGATCTTCGGTGAAAACAAATTGCTGGTAAAGGGCAGTATCGCCGCTGATATCTGTGGTGCATCAGCAGTCAGGCAAGAGGAATGCGGAGGGCGATGGCTCAAAGCGTGATCCGTTCTCTCACTTCAGTGTTTTGGCCCAGGCGATGATGGCAGCATTCATGGCGCTCGCCTTCTCATAGATAGCAGCGTGGGCTGCCCCCGGAATGATCACCAGCTTGGAACCCACGATGTTCTGCTGCATCTTCATGCTGAACTCGGGAGGGTACACCGTATCTTCGAGGCCCTCGAGGATCAGGGTCGGCACCCGGATGGTCTTCAGGGTCGGCACTGAGTCGGGGCGATTCGCCAACACCATCGCGCCGGCCACGTCACCAGCGACGCTCGCCTGGCTCACGATGGCGGTCAGGGCCTTGGCATCACCGGGGCGGTTCATCCGAGTCTGACCCGTCAGCATGTCCTTGAGCAGCTCCGGAGCCAACGACTGCGAGCCGTACAGCGTGGCTTTCTGGGCCATGCCTTTCCAGAGATTCTGTTCGACGATGCCAGCCGGATTAGCAAGGGTGTCGATCAGGATCATGCCCATGAACCGCTCGGGCGCTTCGCGATACATCTCGAAGGTGATCGGGCCGCCCATGCTCATGCCGCCGATGATCGCCTTGGGCACTTGCAGCTTGTCCATGACCGCGAGCGCGTCTTTGGC
This sequence is a window from Deinococcus sp. KNUC1210. Protein-coding genes within it:
- a CDS encoding 3'-5' exonuclease; protein product: MSGTLPHYRHWSEVPDNLLTETALKKLGLLAGGLAVSTVTYNRGRDTTVLYDRTKAVPKPPRTLAQQAGVLKARETREAKAAAQQKAEAARWGRYYDRKKAELCERLNADKLAARQTFQRWAADPQAVVLDTETTGLSGKVIEIGLCTVAGESLFERRIRVDEPVEVGAFEVHGISDADLAHCPAWDVVWPELKPLLAGKTVIAFNAGFDEAALERSVRHLFPAERFEKQTEMLENGSTRHLWPLPLFDWECAMLTYAAWWQAYSRWHDSYTWQSLKWASHGLALPERQTHGALDDAQRTAAVIRHVASAELNLWTPEDISDDWI
- a CDS encoding DUF4145 domain-containing protein, translating into MRSIPVSSITQWQSGRDPSSPLKINSTCGVCGRNYALDVSHGTFQSGNTWFALVQCPNIACAVAIRLIGFDVKNGMLTQLFVDPSFADKRPPVDGIENAPERVQKAYSDTIAALNGGIPSAVATLARRTLEGIVKLSYPNPEEIKDKSLFKLIKDLPDAVELDKPIIELSHAMREGGNLGAHFDLDKETNIETAVKMVELLENLIEYLYVIPNRVDALKKDFE
- a CDS encoding ParA family protein; this translates as MKILTVFNHAGGAAKTSTVRDLGYAFAQRGFRVLLVDLDPQANLSTWLGVDAEPSQTVYQTLVENAPLPAPSTVFGLDLIPSTLGLAKAEAQLPGIIGGVTHLRDRLGEWTDRYDLVLIDSPPSLGQLSLSACLAAGALIVPVPTTHKGVGGLPAVHEMVATYRKLNPGLHIAWYVPTQYNANTSHHREVLDVLRERLTPLGSPITYRPAVYPDAHAQGMPVSAYQPGSAADTEIQRAADELEAIIHLGVQA
- the iscB gene encoding RNA-guided endonuclease IscB; this translates as MSRVLVLDTNKRPLMPCHPARARELLSAGKAAVWRRYPFTIILKERIGGDVQSIQIKLDPGSKTTGIALVMEGKRGKKCIWGAELQHRGIAIKMKLVARRSLRSFRRNRTLRSRPARFLNRTKPKGWLAPSLLHRVLTVDTWVRRLATWTPANAISMELVRFDMQQMENPEISGAEYQQGQLAGYEVREYLLEKWERTCAYCNAKGVPLQIEHIHPKSKGGSNRISNLCVACETCNQKKGSRDISEFLAKKPELLQKILAQAKRPFRDAAAVNSTRWKLYETLKSYGFPVEIGSGGRTKFNRRSQRYSKAHWIDAACVGESGGNVSISILRPLLIKCMGHGNRQACKTDAFGFPNKWRTRTKVFRGFQTGDMVRADVPTGKNAGRHVGRISVRATGKFALATLGGKRDGINWKYFRIIQKQDGYGYS
- a CDS encoding ParB/RepB/Spo0J family partition protein, whose amino-acid sequence is MTRRRSIKGQLTDLVADMAPAAEETPTTLPISRISTGAAHQPRRRAEDANLQELTASIRVKGILQPLLVRPTASGYELVAGERRLRAAELAGLTEVPVLIRELSDAEALEAALIENLQREGMEIIDEVDATLTLVANRLGIPRDQARHRLLAHKGRTAPQEDLPELEALFALLGRGTWESFVKNKLRILNWPDVVLAAMRDHGLAYSIAGIIAAAPTEHQAELLAYALTKTSKAQVRTRAKQLNPPKSRLVDRQRTVLMARKLASERWLASLNEADEKELAAWLKKMPERIRQAVEPGNA
- a CDS encoding IS630 family transposase, whose translation is MWCPSRLTRSQLEERRLDALPLLDDPALSTSALAEQFGVQASTVRTWRRRSRLQGCLDARPITGRPSQLSDEYVAELIDIIRAGPDPQRFPDQRWNARRVRELIGLTCGIWYTPDWVGKLLRRWGFSWQKSEKRAVERDEARIERWVEEQLPILEQKVEAGETLIFVDEVGFSLKPTMAYSWAPRGETPIIFGKTSWSTLSTIGGIATSGHFLQHTSPGSIKGPQVITFLTHVLRHIPGRVTVLLDHAAIHKTKALHAFVQTQTRLSITYLPPYAPELNPVERVWAYVKQQILANFCPENVSQLKCRLTFAWQRVRTRQLPARVLGVTSVVV
- a CDS encoding alpha/beta fold hydrolase; this encodes MTSPSPATRSTTQGRSVPSFHHIRRGQGKPLLLIHGLGSSWQTWAPILAGLEAEREVIAVDLPGFGHTPPLPGEVSIATLADALTDFLTRENLLGIDAVGTSMGARLVLELVRRGGILGAVVSLDPGGFWRGWERGFFYSTVAASIKLIRALQPAMPSLTASPVGRSALFAQFSSHPWALAPDLTLTEMRSFAASPSTDELLRDLVFGEAQQGIPRGRLEHPLVIGWGRWDRVCLPAQASRAQALFPDARLHWFDHSGHFPHWDMPAQTLRLILDATA
- a CDS encoding DUF4142 domain-containing protein; protein product: MSEVDQMNAELSAETNDRRVFLSKLTAAGLGVGLLGLGSTVGAASMKMGLTEKDFRMGVVGPATLSRIVSQLAVLRATQADTREFARFELREAIAVTTVLQELKTPTPPMDAKAKATLAKIRSAAPGREFDVAYITAQHDNHIFLMNLATAYLKNTTPSEPTFAEQQGRHLATLALNQFTEHVELTARILSELQQ
- a CDS encoding alpha/beta fold hydrolase; protein product: MKRDRMLVMTLAVKISWKSNQVAHTCFHALTLTEESKMITLQKQVLMLSVALLTTTASAGGSPGRQEGMLDINGAQIHYVSVGNGTPILLLHGYPLSGELFARNRDVLAAAGYRVITIDHRGYGMSSAPTDAPGDLQTYAKDALAVMDKLQVPKAIIGGMSMGGPITFEMYREAPERFMGMILIDTLANPAGIVEQNLWKGMAQKATLYGSQSLAPELLKDMLTGQTRMNRPGDAKALTAIVSQASVAGDVAGAMVLANRPDSVPTLKTIRVPTLILEGLEDTVYPPEFSMKMQQNIVGSKLVIIPGAAHAAIYEKASAMNAAIIAWAKTLK